The following are encoded together in the Bactrocera neohumeralis isolate Rockhampton chromosome 6, APGP_CSIRO_Bneo_wtdbg2-racon-allhic-juicebox.fasta_v2, whole genome shotgun sequence genome:
- the LOC126761073 gene encoding queuine tRNA-ribosyltransferase accessory subunit 2: protein MKFVVENISKSSGRLGHLVQAETGKRFRTPLLVQTTKAGSIPYLSREVFDYITKETPALQFSLSTINHMTESLKLFNGTLGAYVGYPECLSLLLIRDTCTTTPSGHNDKDIMPLFTRRGKEMLTATSYMDAVEVLKPDIYQGLCDADTNLDSSKKRITKSVDRTAQFMDLCYERHQNSTVLNKTALFVPIVGGYSTFARSDSIKHAKAKGESITCGYIFEGFHNNGLTATEVDVDQIVKVMAHSLNELNVEKPKMMPGAFTPPAMLELISLGVDIFDTSYAFCAASNFKVLTFNFDFTKTESGNCSPFLDLTADSLKEDFTPLLTDCDCLTCKKHTRAYLYHLYNTKEMAGPILIMIHNLHHMMKFFNTICNCIADDKLPDLVKLVKYQGHDAAHDYSIKLNTKAISRNDQGKSFTVAKDDQ, encoded by the exons atgaaatttgttgtAGAAAATATTAGCAAGTCTTCGGGACGCCTGGGGCATTTAGTACAAGCGGAAACGGGCAAGCGTTTTCGCACACCATTGCTAGTACAAACAACTAAA GCGGGAAGCATTCCATATCTCAGTCGTGAGGTATTTGATTATATTACCAAAGAGACGCCAGCTTTACAGTTTTCATTATCTACCATCAATCATATGACGGAATCACTTAAATTGTTTAATGGCACACTTGGCGCATATGTGGGCTATCCAGAATGCTTGTCATTATTGTTGATAAGGGACACTTGTACGACAACACCGAGCGGACATAATGACAAAGATATAATGCCACTTTTCACGAGAAGGGGAAAGGAAATGCTGACAGCGACAAG TTATATGGATGCAGTAGAAGTTCTTAAACCAGATATATATCAAGGACTTTGTGATGCTGATACCAATTTAGATAGCTCCAAAAAGCGCATAACGAAGTCTGTAGATAGAACAGCACAATTTATGGATCTTTGTTATGAGCGACATCAAAACTCGACAGTATTAAACAAAACCGCTTTATTcg tGCCCATCGTTGGAGGCTACAGCACGTTTGCACGTTCCGATTCTATCAAACATGCGAAGGCGAAAGGTGAAAGTATTACGTGTGGTTATATTTTTGAGGGATTTCACAACAACGGACTCACTGCCACAGAAGTGGATGTTGACCAGATCGTTAAAGTGATGGCGCATAGTTTGAATGAACTAAACGTTGAGAAACCCAAAATGATGCCGGGCGCGTTTACACCACCCGCAATGTTGGAATTAATTTCCTTAGGTGTGGATATATTCGACACATCATATGCATTCTGCGCTGCCTCCAATTTCAAAGTGCTAACGTTCAATTTTGATTtcacaaaaactgaaagtggAAACTGTTCGCCATTTTTGGACCTAACTGCTGATAG ttTGAAGGAGGACTTTACACCTCTACTGACAGATTGCGATTGCCTAACGTGCAAGAAACATACGCGCGCTTACTTATATCATCTTTATAACACAAAAGAAATGGCTGGACCTATTCTGATTATGAT ACATAACTTGCACCACATGAtgaaatttttcaatacaatttgtAATTGTATAGCTGACGACAAACTACCTGATTTGgttaaattagttaaatatcAAGGACATGATGCGGCACACGATTATAGTATTAAGCTCAATACTAAAGCAATTAGTCGAAATGACCAGGGAAAAAGTTTTACAGTAGCTAAAGatgatcaataa
- the LOC126761081 gene encoding GDP-D-glucose phosphorylase 1, which produces MDLKTKANCYLYELKQIWLSLHSIDNVFAYNLNVTKTKYLQGNEIIYMEYNPQRTRLRRLPQTISSLTPVFDEKAFNFKKIKSLELLMNIPYEGAAISMIINKSPLTRYHTLICPDVAAGQPQRLTLPALRFCITFLLNIRDEEKAFRIGYNSPGALASVNHLHLHLLYVTTDLYSDKAELELLERPNIYRLSDKMPTEAICFLFNKTGDEEALNAQIQQLFHFIMWLCEHDIPHNLFLTPNRGENFGNVLKVFVFCRKSFCYVKNFNTYNIGFCEVAGYVTVGDEKLYERLTEQEVLAKIQNETGDVFKEVYEYFKA; this is translated from the exons ATGGATTTAAAAACGAAAGCAAACTGTTATCTTTATGAATTAAAACAGATTTGGTTAAGTCTGCATAGCATCGACAATGTATTTGCATACAATTTAAATGTTACAAAAACTAAATATCTGCAGGGGAATGAGATAATATATATGGAG TATAATCCACAGCGTACACGTTTACGACGTTTACCGCAGACTATAAGCAGTTTGACACCAGTGTTTGATGAAAAggctttcaatttcaaaaagattaaaTCATTGGAGTTGTTAATGAACATACCATATGAAGGAGCAGCTATTTCAATGATAATCAATAAGAGTCCATTAACACGGTATCATACATTAATATGTCCAGATGTGGCAGCAGGGCAACCACAACGTTTGACACTTCCAGCTTTGAGATTTTGCATAACATTCTTACTAAACATTAGGGACGAAGAAAAGGCATTTCGTATTGGCTATAATAGTCCTGGTGCCTTGGCATCGGTGAATCACTTGCATTTACATCTACTCTATGTTACGACAGATTTATATAGTGATAAAGCG gAATTAGAATTGTTGGAAAGACCAAATATTTATCGTTTAAGTGATAAAATGCCAACAGAGGCGATAtgctttttatttaacaaaactgGTGACGAAGAGGCTTTGAATGCACAAATACAGCAactatttcactttattatgtGGCTGTGCGAACACGACATTCCGCACAACTTGTTTTTAACTCCCAATCGAggtgaaaattttggaaatgtgTTGAAAGTATTTGTGTTTTGTCGAAAATCATTTTGTTATGTTAAGAATTTTAATACCTATAATATTGGATTTTGTGAAGTTGCGGGTTATGTGACAGTCGGAG ATGAAAAGCTGTACGAAAGACTTACAGAACAAGAAGTGCTagctaaaatacaaaatgaaactGGCGATGTGTTTAAGGAAGTTTACGAGTATTTCAAAGCGTAA
- the LOC126761823 gene encoding LOW QUALITY PROTEIN: uncharacterized protein LOC126761823 (The sequence of the model RefSeq protein was modified relative to this genomic sequence to represent the inferred CDS: inserted 1 base in 1 codon) encodes MCFSQKHFFVLLLTAVLTVIAAVDRNPKKRQIYREQVLPHAGGKIPDTAFETDRLFLNRLQSNGISVPDGVVTEQRNPQVYQYHDKSPRVLFQIALSSDGRYTPVEGKYHHQNAPSIETTYLYPQIHGHXNRCNPAKSAYPTYRQLQLHNSQLNQVKLQPKKKTQYLDITPSLHKGHGNAYRTQTYQNFNIINAPIVPASGAAAAATVSSGSANKFDYLVPNVDSSAHLLKNRVVIKKMNGQRVTLCCSLLLACAYLAASIAVEVQTFGHLYHPPTEERRREEKQDLSKIPGVPGVDYPIYHKVPHTNFHCANVPAVPGMYANVETGCQAYHVCHDGREGHQGAEFLCTNGTIFNQKEFACDWWYNVKCEEAVNYYHLNSDPEHNPYFQKKKEPEVEQNEHEGFYIHA; translated from the exons aTGTGTTTCAGTCAAAAGCATTTTTTCGTATTATTGCTGACTGCAGTTTTAACAGTTATAGCTGCTGTGGATCGGAATCCGAAA aaGCGTCAAATATATCGTGAACAAGTCTTGCCGCATGCGGGTGGCAAAATTCCCGACACAGCTTTCGAAACCGATCGGCTCTTTTTGAATCGCCTGCAATCTAACGGTATCTCTGTACCAGATGGAGTAGTGACTGAACAGCGAAATCCGCAA GTCTATCAATACCACGACAAAAGTCCCAGGGTGCTCTTTCAAATAGCGCTTAGCTCGGATGGTCGTTACACGCCCGTCGAAGGCAAATATCATCACCAGAATGCCCCATCGATTGAGACCACCTACCTCTATCCACAAATACACGGAC TTAACCGATGCAACCCCGCGAAGAGCGCCTATCCGACATACCGACAACTGCAGTTACACAATTCACAACTCAATCAAGTGAAGTTGCAGCCAAAGAAGAAGA CACAATATCTCGATATAACACCGAGTCTGCACAAAGGCCATGGCAATGCATATCGGACCCAAACATACCAGAATTTCAACATTATCAACGCGCCAATAGTGCCCGCAAGCGGAGCAGCGGCAGCGGCGACGGTGTCGTCAGGGAGCGCCAACAAATTTGACTACTTAGTACCGAATGTGGATAGCTCGGCACAT TTATTGAAAAACAgagttgtaattaaaaaaatgaatgggCAACGTGTGACATTGTGCTGCAGCTTATTGCTCGCATGCGCTTACCTTGCGGCATCGATAGCGGTGGAAGTGCAG acCTTTGGCCATCTCTACCATCCACCAACCGAAGAGCGTCGCCGAGAAGAAAAGCAAGATCTCTCAAAAATACCCGGTGTACCGGGTGTCGACTATCCGATTTATCACAAAGTGCCGCACACGAATTTCCATTGTGCCAACGTGCCAGCCGTGCCGGGAATGTATGCAAATGTTGAGACCGGCTGTCAGGCCTATCATGTTTGTCACGACGGACGCGAAGGCCATCAAGGCGCAGAATTTCTCTGCACTAACGGGACTATTTTCAATCAAAAGGAGTTCGCATGCGATTGGTGGTACAATGTTAAATGCGAAGAGGCGGTCAATTACTATCA ctTGAATTCGGATCCTGAACACAATCCTTACTTCCAAAAGAAAAAGGAACCGGAAGTGGAACAAAATGAACACGAAGGCTTCTATATTCAcgcataa